Genomic DNA from Maylandia zebra isolate NMK-2024a linkage group LG17, Mzebra_GT3a, whole genome shotgun sequence:
aaaaatatggattcattgtcattttctgtcaggtgCTCACACTGTCATCACCTTCTGATGGCAAACGCAAAAAACTTCCCTTTTTGAACGTTGTTGGGTTGTTGAACTGCATAAGCAGGGTTTCTTGCTGCACACCATCACTGCTGAGGTCGGACGCAGTAAGACAATCATTTGGAATTTCCTAAATGATCCTGTGGATTATGGAACAAAAACATCAAGtggaaaaccccccaaaatttTTCAAGCACTGAGCCGGAGGAGCCAATTGGTGACAAGACACTGGACAATCCTCGATCCAAATTAAGGCCGTTACTGGTATAGACTGCAGCCCCATTAGGGTTAgggtttttgcttttatttttttgttttagtcttaaacgtttgatcagctgtaaaaaaaaaaaaaaaaaaaaagcctgtttcagttcaaatgttgtttttaataaattgcatgttcaaaaaaatgttttgtctcactcccgtttcttcttgttgcatgttgaagctctacttggaaccagTCTGCACTTCTGTTAAattcatgtattttttaaatttattatcaattcagttttttataTAATTGGCATAAACAGTCTTCTGTACAGCAGTCTTCAGCTGAGGCTCATCATTCCCTCATGTAGCCTCGGTCCGCCCCTGCTGACAGAGAAGAAAACATccaccctcctcttcctcagctgcagcttcatccTCCAGCTGCCGTGATGTCTGCTGGCTGCTCggacctcctcctcctgtgaATCAGACACCATCATGAAGCGTCTCTCCATCCTCTGAGCGCGTATCTGCCTCACCTGCGGACTCCGGGACACTTGATCACCTGCAGGTTTTGTCGGCCTCGTCCATCCttcatcatcctcctcttcatcagcaGACATGTTGTTTAGGCAGGATCCGTGACGCCGCGCTGACTGCTGATGGATGGAAGGAGCCGGAGGAGCGGCTAGAATGACGTAAGATGGAGGCTTTTGTTTCCTTATCTTGGTTTTTAATCCGTATTTATTCAGAACATGGCCTGAGCCTGAGCTCGTTATTCAGAGGACATGACGTGCTGCACGCGGCGGACAGCTGCAGCAGGTGTGCCTGCTCGGTGTTTTTCCATGAGCGGTCAGGCTGGACTCTCAGCTGCTCAGCTCATCAAACTGTGCTGGTGTGAGCGGTGAGCAGGTAGACATGATGGGCTTCAGGCCGGAATCAGTCACAGCGGGGTTTACAGCACCATCATCAGCCTCCTCTGAGACACATTCGTATTTTAATGGAGGAGGTAATCATTTCAGTTAGAGAGCCTTCATCGAACTGTCCACAAACATTTGGCCATGTACAGCAGATCGGCATCTGCACAGATCTGTTTTAATCAGGactttgatgtaaaaaaaacaaacaaaaaaaaccccaaacaaaacaaaaacaaacaaaacatagcTGCTCATTTATTTCCATGCATCGATTAATCGATCACTTCTTTTTTGACTCTAATGTTCAGGGCAAACAGACACCTAACCGGCTGATTATCAGTTATTGGATAAAAAcgttactgattttttttttaaattacattatgtatgaaaagcaaataaagtaaattaaatcTGGAGTTTTGTAATTCTCTAATAAACTCATGTAAATCAACATATCAGATTTTAGTTGCTGAACATTTTGAACAAAAACTGAGAAAGTTTCTGGCAGTGTGAGAGCATGATGATGAACATTTGTAATTTTATGACATTATAACAATAATTAATTAGTCATTCAGTAAAAAGTGCTTTGTGTTCATTATTAATTATTAGTATCCTGGTTATGGATGAAGTAAACTGTTCGCTTTGAGTCCTTTGTGTTTATATCAGAGTGGAATTAATCCAGATCAATAATTTAAATGTACATTTacactttttgttttcaaatgtctgcatgtGTTGTTTATAATATGAAAGATTTACAGCAGGGTTAAATTACAGCTGGAGACTTATTTAAGTAATTATTAAAGGTAACCTTATTCTGTTCATTTCCAGTTTCATACTCTTATTCCTGGACTCttctagagtagctttgcatgattgataagagataagataagataagatagaactttattaatccctcgggtgggttcctctgggaaattcgatttccaaaaaaagcacagcaacgaccgaagttacagttacagaattgttatatatatataaatatatatatatacacacacacacacacacacacacacacacacacacacacacacacacacacacacacacacacacacacacacatatataaatacagaaacaaatataaataaaatatacaaaggggataaatagaataaataggaataaaaaataaaaatacaagtgaattgcacatttcaagtattgagtctattgcactgttgactatttacaaaaagtattgcacaaaaggtattgtacagtgaggtgcagaggcactacagcttagttgttcccccctcctttgtcctcctgtttcccctccctctcccctccagagaggagttaaacagtctgatggcgtgtgggacaaaggagtttttaagtctgttagttcttgtcttggggagaagcaacctgtcactgaacagactcttctggttgttaatggccgtgtgcagaggatgcccagcattgttcataatgtccagcagtttctttagtgtccttttctctgccactgtcaccagagtgtccagcttcatgccgaccacagagctagccctcctgatcagtttctccagcctggatgagtccttctttgctgtgctgctcccccagcacaccacagcatagaaaagtactccagcaaccactgactggtaaaacatcctcaggagcttcctgcagatgttaaaagacctcagcctcctgaggaagtacagtcggctttgggcttttttatacaggtgctctgtgttgcatgaccagtccagtttattgtccacccacagcccgaggtacttgtacttgttgaccacctccacctcctccccctctatctgaaccggcagtggaccttctctggacctcccgaagtccacaaccagttccttagtctttgaggtgttgagttgcaggtggtttgtgtgactccatgcgacaaagttcctcaccaaacttctgtactcctcttcctgatcatcccagatacaccccatgatggccgtgtcatctgcaaacttctgaatgtggcataattcagagttgtagcagaagtcagaggtgtacagggtgaagagaagaggggacagcacagttccctgtggtgctcctgtgctgctgaccacagtgtcagacgtgatgtccttcagcctgacgtactgtggtctgtcggtgaggtagtcggagatccaagccaccaggcaggggtccacctccatcctgttcagtttttcctgaagcatacagggccggatggtattaaaggcactggaaaagtcaagaaacaggatcctgaccgtgccttttcccccatccaggtgtgagtgggctctgtgtaggaggtacaggatggcatcctccactccgacacccgccttgtatgcaaactgtagtgggtcctgggcatgttgtccctgtggtcggaggaggttgaggaagagccgctctagagtcttcataagatgtgacgtcagtgccaccggtcggaagtcattcagctcattgggccggttctttttggggaccgggacgatgcaggatgtcttccagagggcgggcactctccccagtcgcagactgaggttgaagactcgttgtagcggctccccaagttcagcagcacatgcctttagcatcctaggacacaccttgtctgggcctgctgcctttctggggcgaagcttcctcagttgcctcctgacctgatccactgtgacactgggagatgtttgggaggaggggagggggggagatgtcttgctgggattggaggagggggtgtcatggtgtcaggaagggggggaagcgagggaggcaggagagtggggagaggactctgtagtgaaggtgagggtgagggtgggggggggttgtgggctggtcaaacctgttgaagaagttgttgagttcgtttgccttctccacagtcccccccactgtgcttttcttggtgttgtggcctgtgatggttttcacaccattccagacctccctcatattgttcctctccaacttctgctccaccttcctcctgtaggtgtcctttgcttccctcaggcaccgtttcacctcccgctgtgctgctttcatctcctccttcactttgctcctgaaagccttcttcttcatgttgaggacagttttgacttcctgtgttacccacggtttgttattaggataacaccgtaccgtcttagcaggggcgactgtgtccacacaaaagttgaggtagtctgtaagacagtgtgtcgccccctctatgtcctcaccatgtgggctcaggagcacatcccagtctgtggtgtcatagcagtctctcagagcatcctccttttctggggtccatctccGAATGGAGCGTgttgtgacaggctgcctttggacgaggggtgtgtattgtggctgtaggtaaaccaggttgtggtctgacttccctagtggggggaggggggtggctctgtatgcatctctcacattagcatacagtaggtcaattgtcctgttgctccttgtggaacaattcacaaactggtgaaaagcagccagagtagagtccagtgtggcatggttaaagtctccagatataataatgaaagcctcggggttttgtgtctgaagtcttgctgtgactgtgtgtattttctcacagATTGAGAGTTAAAAATAATATCTTTAGGAATATTTAGTGTGTGATGGTTAATAAGGAAAAGCACAGGTCTGCATTAATTATCAGTTACACCTTATACTAAATCATTTGGGGCGTGAAATGTCAGAAAGCTAAACACACCAAAAACCTAAATAATTCAGAGTGATTTATGTTTACTCTCTTTTGGTGACGCTTTAGTTTAAACTGCGTTGTCCTGCTTCCCTCGTTTACCTACCCACCATCAGTCAAGATGGATGTGGTTGCTAAGGTTAAATCCAGAAGAGTAAACACAACGGCAGCCATAAACAGAATCTCCTCTGAGAGCTTCTTCACATCCTTAAAGAGCGACCTCATAGGAGAGCCGGCTCTCTATGGAGGATTAATCAAATCAGCTGCAGCACTGACTGGGAATTAAGTTCTGAGGTGGAGATGAGGACGGTGATGATGAATAGTTCCATGTGGTGGAGTTTGTCTTGTACCTGAGAGGAAAACATGCAGCTGTGTTTCCATAAAACAGTCCTGAGCACTGCTGCCTCTGACATTTCCTGGATTTtaagaaaacataaacagcttcCTCACTTTTTTAATATCTGGAGATTCTACATTTCCCCAGACGTGACTTCTGAAGTAGAACTACGGCTTCATTAACGCTCCTGTCCATGATTTCAAGTCCCAAGTAGAATTCCTACTGAGCAAAGATCACCCtctgtaaatgttttaattagaACTCAGAGATGAGCATGGCTGTGACATGAACAAACCATAATCACTTACTGTGTATGCTACCgttgtatatagtgtattatcttacgtatctttttatttgtttgtattttatttgtattttttgtattttccttcTGACCTAAGTTGAGGTAACGCAAAAATTTCCTCGTTGTGGGATCAatagtcttatcttatcttatcttatcttatcttatcttatcttatcttatcttatttaaaCTCACCAGTATGACTCTCAGCTAACTTACTTACTGCTAACTATCTGATATCCAAACAACAAACCAAACTTTCAAACTTCCTACCAACTTACCAACCGACCATATCCTTCACTCTTTATCTCAATGCCAATCTACAAACAAGCTTCTGGAGCTGTGTATCAATGACGCTAATTCTGACTAACCCTGCAATCTATTTAAGCTCCCTGTGCAACATCAACAAACTCTTATTAATGACTTCTTTGGCCTTTAACTGAACTACATTCAGAGTTTGAATGCAATGAAACTGCTAGGTTATTTTGTCACATTAGTTGATGATGCTAAGTTAGCAACCCAACTGTGGCATTTGGGTAGTACGGCTGACCTTATCTATTCAGGACACATCGATAGCTAGTAATCTATCAACATTAGCATGCAAGTTAGCATTAACTAATATTAGGCACAGTCGATTTTGATTTTCAAATCTAAACGAAGAATGACTAGCCTGTCACTAATTTTCACCTGATGTTGGCTACAACATTGAGACAGGTGGGCCTCATGAGATAAAGCAGTTTCTATCTTTTGTTAGCACACCTGCCAACATACCACTCAGCCAACTATTAATCAATCAATTTTCCTAACCACTTGACTTGCCAATCTAATAACCTATGGTGCTTTCACAAACCAGCTATTCTACCCAATGACCTCATCTACCTACCAGAATACCAATCTACGTACCTGTCAACTAACTTGACTATCTGTTCACACACCAACGACCCATTCTCCTAACTACCTACCTTTGTATCTATCAAAAAATTTGCCATTAACCTACGTATCTCGCCAATAAAACAAATCTCATTACTTCTTGAGCCTCACACCTTTCTGAAAGATGACCAGCAGTAGTCTATCTAACCACCAAACAACCAacaaacctttttattttgcatgTCTGAACTATTTATTGTTGAGTAATAACTTGGTGTAGGGATTGTGAGGAGCTGTCGATTGTATCTGGTAATCAGGAGTATTGTTGGGataaataaacagtttatgtTGAAAAATATTTCCCAAACATTAATTTGGTTGTGGTTTTTCTAATGCCAAATGTCTGTGTCTCCACAGCTGCTCTCTGACCCAGCAGTACAGCAATGGTGTATGCCCAGACATCAAACACAGTCGGTGTCAATCCCTCCATCTACTTGCCATCGTTCATGTATCAGATGTCATTTAACTACTCCAAGAGAGAAAACTCAACTGTCCTGGCAACCTTACCCACAACTCCCCTCTGCAGCCTCGAGGGCACGTCCACCGGCCAGTTGAATACTACCTCTGTCCCTGATGAGCTGACTTCAGGTGAGGTTGCCGTCCTAGGCTTGGTATTTGGGGTTCTATGGCTGGTCTCCATCTTGGGAAATGCCCTCGTATGCCTGGTCATCCACCGAAGCCGACGGACTCAGTCCACAACCAACTATTTTGTGGTGTCTATGGCCTGCGCGGACCTGCTCATGAGCCTCGGTTGTGCCCCATTCGTCCTCTTGCAGGTTGCCTCTGGACGTTGGCCAATGAGCACAGCAGCTTGCAAGGCTGTGCGCTATCTACAGCACCTTTGTCCAGGTGTGCAGGTCTACGTCCTGCTTTCGATCTCAATAGACCGCTTCTACACAATCGTCTATCCCCTCAGCTTCAAAGTGTCCAGAGAAAAGGCAAAGAAGATGATTCTGGCTTCGTGGTTATTTGATGCAGCCTTCGTCTCCCCCTGCCTCTTCTTCTATGGATCTACATCTACAGACAGTCATTGTGACTTTTTCCTTCCTGAGAGCTGGGGCAGCATAGTCTACGCAGCAGTTCACCTTCTCATTGGTTTTCTGGTCCCTGCTGGATTGATCATATCATTCTACCAGAGGGTGGTCAGGTACATCTGGAGGATCAGTGCTGATGGCCACACTGTGCGGCGGACAATGAACATTGTCCCGCGGACTAAAGTCAAGACCATCAAAATGTTCCTTATGCTTAATTCTGTTTTCTTCCTCACCTGGACACCCTTCTATCTTGCCCAACTGTGGCATCCGAGGGACTCTGATGGGCCCAGTAGGCAGGGACTGCTTTTCTTCACAGCCATCTCCTGGATCTCCTTCAGCTCCACAGCATCCAAACCCACCCTGTATTCTGTCTACAATGCAAACTTCAGACGTGGCATGCGGGAGACATTCTGCATGTCATCCATGAAATGCTACCGCAGTAATGCCTACACCATCACCGCAAGCTCCCGCATGGCCAAAAAGAATTATGTTGGGGTGGTGGACATCCCAGTGCAAGCAAAGATGGTGACTAAAGACTCGGTCTACGATACATTTGACCGAGAAGCTAAAGAAAAGAAGGTAGCTTGGCCCACTAATGCGAACCCTCCAAATACCTTTGTGTGAATGAGCTTGGACAGCTTTAAAACTGAACTCACAAACATAAACTTGTCTAACATAGCAGTGCCAGTGGTGGCAGGTGAATTAGCTGGAGGCTAACATGCTAGCACTGTATTTAAGTAAAACGTTTACCGAATGTGTTCAGATTGTATAAAGGGCTTTTTGTGATGTGAGAAACCCTATAGCAGCCATATTGGTGATTTTTATACTTCAGATTTCAATCAGAATTTGTTTTCGTGCTGTGTTTTGATGGATCATTCTCCATGGATAAATTccattttgtgttttgatgtCAACTTGTTAGCTAGCTAACTTTCTGTGTGGTCATCGATCATAAAAGTCTTGTAACTGCATCTGGTTTGCTACAGTAATGTACGTGGTAGATGCTAATGTTAGTAAAGGCTAAAATGTTAACACTGACATTATCTGCTTTGTCACAATGACTGAGTAACAGTGAGCTGGTTATATACCAAAGCCCAGGATCCAAGCTTGTTCAAATAAACTGGGCTGAATCATTGGAATACAATCAGGATCAATTATGACTTTAACAACCATGTCAGCAAGACCCATTCAGGTTCAAACTTAGCTGAGTGGTCATAGCTAAACATGACAACATGCAGACACTGTTTGATTCGGTTCACTTTCAGAATGGTGCTTAGTTCTTAAAAAGCATCAAGGCAGAACTCGTTTGGTGTGGATCGGTAGCTTAAATCTTAAAGTGCGATTGCAGAGGGACTTAAGTCCTGTAATTTCTGATTGAGATGGGTTCCTCAACATCATCCTCAGCACTGCTGTGTGAAAACGCTCGACAAGGATAGAACCTGAATATTTGTCCTCCTTCCAGTGTGCTGAAATATCCAGACTTGAGATCAAATGGATGTTTGTAGCTGTGATCAGTTCTCATGAAGTTTGATCAGTGTGATTAAAGATGATTTGTTATATGAAGGAAATTTATGAGTTTTTGTGGGAATATCCAGGAAAATGTTCCAGAAGACAAAAGACAGAGAAACAGAAGCAAGCTTTTAGAGAGTGAAATTTAATGAAGTCAGTAAAGTC
This window encodes:
- the gpr19 gene encoding putative G-protein coupled receptor 19 — its product is MVYAQTSNTVGVNPSIYLPSFMYQMSFNYSKRENSTVLATLPTTPLCSLEGTSTGQLNTTSVPDELTSGEVAVLGLVFGVLWLVSILGNALVCLVIHRSRRTQSTTNYFVVSMACADLLMSLGCAPFVLLQVASGRWPMSTAACKAVRYLQHLCPGVQVYVLLSISIDRFYTIVYPLSFKVSREKAKKMILASWLFDAAFVSPCLFFYGSTSTDSHCDFFLPESWGSIVYAAVHLLIGFLVPAGLIISFYQRVVRYIWRISADGHTVRRTMNIVPRTKVKTIKMFLMLNSVFFLTWTPFYLAQLWHPRDSDGPSRQGLLFFTAISWISFSSTASKPTLYSVYNANFRRGMRETFCMSSMKCYRSNAYTITASSRMAKKNYVGVVDIPVQAKMVTKDSVYDTFDREAKEKKVAWPTNANPPNTFV